The Penicillium oxalicum strain HP7-1 chromosome V, whole genome shotgun sequence genomic interval TCATTCGATCTGGAAACGTTCGCCAAAGTCGTGTCACCGATTCAACTACAATCACTATTTCCCCACGAAGACCGCGTCATCCGATACCTTGCGATCCGATGCTTCGCTCTCTACATGCATGCCGCCGATGCTGCAACTGAGAAGATGCTGCACATCAATACCGGCGTCGAGCCCATCGAGGGCCACTGGGAAGGCATTACAATCGACTATCGTCTTCTAGGTTTGTGGGAAGAGCGGCGATGGGAGACCCTGGAAGATCACAAGCGACTCAAATCCACCACGTCACTGGAAAGTGAAGAAATGGCATTGGTTGATGGCATGAAAAATGCTCTTACGGCCAGGTCTGCCAATGTCTGCGGTATCTTAGTGCCTCGGATGAAAGATGCGGAGGCCTTTGAGTCGTCAGTCGTCAAGACCCCGACAACAACGGCGAACATTCGTCGAATTGCGCGATCACTCCTTGAAACCAAGCCTATTCTACTCGTTGGCCTGCCCAACTCCGGCAAAACGTCGTTGATCAATGATATTGCTGGCAACATGGGCCAGGCTGATACGATGATCACTCTACATCTGAACGAGCAAACGGACGCTAAAAGCTTGCTTGGGATGTACGCGACGTCATCTGCGACCGGGTCCTTCTCTTGGCAGCCTGGAGTGCTCACAAAGGCCGCAAGAGAAGGTCGATGGGTACTCATCGAAGACCTGGATCGCGCGCCATCAGAAGTCCTTGGTCTCATTCTTCCCATCATCGAGCGAGGAGAGCTCACGATTGCAAGTCGGAGAGAGCGAATTAAATGTGCAGAGGGTTTCAAGATCATTGCCACAATGAAGTCATCCTACAACATGACCGGCGAGGAGATTGCGCCGAGCTCGTCGATGCTCGGTAGTCGCTTGTGGCAGAGAGTACACGTCCAGTCTTTGTCAATAGATGAGATGAAAGATGTAATCTTGCAAAAGTTCCCTCTGCTGGAGTCGCGCGTGCCAACAATTATGGAAGTTTACAGAAGGGTCTGTTCAGCTTTCCACGGAAGCTTAGCAATCAAAGGCTCGCAGGGGCGAACCCCCGGCTTTCGTGACTTGATCAAACTCTGCAATCGATTGCATCGCCGGCTCCAACTTATCGGCGCGAAGACCGGCTTCGAAGCCGCACCCGAGAGcatcgaggatgagatcTTACTTGATGTCGTGGACGTGTTTCTCAAGTATCTCCCTGAAAAGTCAATGCAAAGCTCGCTGGCTGGTGTAGTCGCAGAGGCACTTCATATATCGCCTCAGCGTGCGCGATTCTGCCTAGAAGAGCGTGCTCCAACCTACCACGATAAAAGCAGCTCTCTGGTACTCGGACGGGAGGTTCTGCAAAAAATCAAAGTGCCGAGTGGTGCAGCACAACGTCTCGCCGCTGCTGCTTCTAGATTTGCTTCCACGAGATCGGCACTCTCGATTATGGAACAAGTCGCCGCCTCTGTGCAGATGGCAGAGCCTGTTCTGCTTGTTGGTGAGACTGGTATTGGAAAGACCACAGTGATCCAACAGCTAGCGACACTGATGCGCCAGAAGCTAACTGTCGTCAATCTCTCCCAGCAATCGGAGAGCACGGATCTCCTGGGAGGCTTCAAGCCTGTGAGCATTCGTACCATGGCAGTGCCGATGCTTGATGAGTTCACGCAGTTGTTCGAATTGACATTCTCTGCCAAGAAGAATCAGAAGTTCCTTGCCTCAGTTTCCAGAAGTGTTGCCTCGGGGAACTGGGTTCGTCTGGTCAATCTTTGGCATGAGGCTGTCCGTTTAGCGAATGGAGTCTTCAACCCAGCACGCAAGGCCAATGCTGATGACGACGAGCAGCAACCGGCCAAAAAGCGTAAGCTTGACTCACCAAAATACCAGCAGTTACGACAACGCTGGGAGAGTTTCGAGTCTCAGCTTTCAGACTTTGAGGCTCAGGTCTCTCAAGGTGATGCCAAGTTCGCTTTTGCCTTCGTACAGGGAAAGATTGTCAGGGCTTTGAGGAACGGCGAATGGGTCCTCTTGGACGAGATCAACCTTGCATCCCCCGACACTCTTGAGAACATCGCCAGTCTCTTGAATCATGGTAGTGAAGGCTCACCGTCCGTTCTCCTTTCTGAGGCTGGAGATGTAGAGCGTGTTTTTGGTCATTCCGATTTTCGCATTTTTGGTGCCATGAACCCTGCCACAGATGCCGGGAAACGTGATTTACCACCCGGCTTACGATCGCGCTTCACCGAATTCTACGTTCACTCCCCTGATACCGAGCTGGATGATCTGCTAGCTCTGATCGACAAATATCTCGGCAACTTGACAATCGGAGACCAGAGAGCCGTGTCTGATCTTGCACAACTTTATCTGGAGACCAAGAagctcagcaacagcaacaagCTAACAGATGGAGCTGGGCAGCGGCCGCACTTCAGCATTCGAACCCTTGTTCGAGCCTTAATCTATGTCATTGACCATGCCCACGTGTACGGGTTGAGGCGAGCCATATATGAAGGCTTCAGCATGAGTTTCCTCACTGTCCTCAGTTTGGAATCAGAGCAATCCTTATCACCTCTGCTGGAGAAATACATCTTCGAAAATGCCAAAAATGCGAAATCGCTCCTTGGTCGCACACCTCGTGCTCCAGACGATGGTCTTGACTACGTTCAATTCAAGCATTATTGGATGCGACGTGGACCCATGACACCAGAAGAGCAGCCGCACTATATCATCACTCCGTTCATTGAGAAAAATCTCAAGAATCTCGTCAGGGCTAGCTCGACGCGTCGTTTCCCAGTCTTGCTGCAGGGTCCTACATCAGCAGGAAAAACAAGTATGATCGAGTACTTAGCGAAGGTCTCCGGCAACAAGTTTGTTCGTATTAACAACCACGAACACACGGATTTGCAGGAATACCTAGGCTCATATATATCGTCAGACGACGGCAGTCTCCGATACCAGGAGGGTGTCCTCGTGGAGGCGCTGAGAAACGGGTATTGGATTGTTCTGGATGAATTGAACTTGGCCCCATCTGATGTTCTTGAAGCGCTCAATCGTCTTCTCGACGACAATCGTGAGCTTTTCATTCCAGAGACTCAGGAGGTCGTCCATCCGCACCCGAACTTCATGCTTTTTGCTACACAAAATCCTGCTGGTCTTTATGGGGGCAGAAAAGTACTTTCACGTGCATTTCGGAACCGCTTCCTTGAGCTCCATTTTGATGATATTCCTGAGAGTGAACTGGAATTCATTCTCAAAGAGCGGTCTCAAATCGCGCCATCTTTCTGCAGCCGTATTGTCTCGGTTTACCGCAGACTTTCATTACTTCGTCAATCAAATCGACTGTTCGAGCAGAAGAACAGTTTCGCTACTCTCCGTGACCTTTTCCGCTGGGCTCTTCGCGATGCTGACGACCGTGAGCAGCTAGCTGTTAATGGTTATATGCTTCTCGCTGAGCGTGTACGTAACCCACAGGAGAAAGCCGCAGTGAAGAGTGTCATTGAGGAAGTGATGAAAGTAAAATTGGACGATGATTTGCTTTACAGCGAGAATCAATTGAGGCTTAGTATACCGGAGGCCGCTGAACTACCCTCCGGCATCGTCTGGACCAAAGCAATGCGTCGCCTGTTCGTCCTCGTCTCTCGGGCTCTCAAGAACAACGAACCGATTCTTCTTGTTGGCGAGACTGGATGTGGCAAAACGCAGCTCTGTCAAGCTGTGGCTGAGGCTTTTAAACGCGagctcttcatcgtcaaCGCTCACGTTAATCTGGAGACGGGAGACTTGATAGGTGCCCAGAGACCTATTCGAAACCGTGCAGCGATTGAAAAGCAGGTGCTGGAAGACTTGCAGCATCTTTTCCATGGACAGGAAGTTGCAGGTCTATCACTAGAGCAATTGAAGCATGAATTTTTCTCGCTTGACGGTCAGAGGAAGCAGGAAATGGACCAAAGCGTCGTGTATCGCATTGAGAAAAACCTGATTCGATGCAACGCTCTCTTTGAGTGGTCTGACGGCAGCCTAATTACGGCCATGAGAACTGGTCAATTTTTCCTGCTGGATGAGATCTCACTCGCTGATGACTCCGTCCTCGAGCGACTAAACAGTGTACTGGAACCTGCCAGGTCGATTCTCTTGGCGGAAAAAGGTCCAATTGACTCGATGGTAGTGGCTCATGCAGGGTTTCAATTCATGTCTACCATGAACCCCGGTGGCGACTATGGTAAGCGGGAACTCTCAGCTGCCTTGCGAAACCGCATGACAGAAATCTGGGCTCCTCAACTCTCCGAAGATGAGGATATATTGCCGATTCTTCAAATGCGACTCACtttgaaggatgagaagattgcAAGGTCGATGCTTCTTTTCGCTAAATGGTTCAAAATCACCTTCCAGAATGCAACTAACACATCACTCTCTTTGCGCGATCTTCTTGCTTGGGTTGATTTCGTGAATACTTGCGAGAACCAAGACGTTCAGTTTGCTGTGGTTCAAGGTGCTGCGATGGTTTTCGTTGATACACTCGGTGCCAATCCAGCTGCCATGCTTGCAGTCTCCTTGAGTAATCTGGATGAGAACCGTCAAAAGTGTCTCGAGAAAGTGGGCGAGCTGTTCAGTGTGGATGCCTCGAAGATCTACTGGCAAAATTCGACCGTTTCTCTCGATTCTGGCCACTTGAAGATTGGTCCTTTCTCGTTACCTGTTGTCGGTGATGCGAACCCTGATCCACAATTTACCATGGATGCACCGACCACAGTAGCGAATTCGGTCAGAATTGCTCGTGGTCTGCAGTCCTCTAAGCCTATCCTTATGGAAGGTAGCCCGGGTGTTGGAAAAACAACGCTGGTCACTGCTTTAGCGAAAGCTCTTGGAAAGCCACTTACGCGAATCAATCTCTCCGAGCAAACAGACCTGACGGACCTTTTTGGTTCTGATGTTCCTGTTGAAGGTGGGGATGTTGGACAATTCACATGGCGTGACGCCCCATTCTTGCGAGCAATGCAACGCGGTGACTgggttcttcttgatgaaatGAACCTGGCCTCACAGTCGGTTCTTGAAGGTCTGAATTCTTGTCTGGATCATCGGCAGCAGGTCTACATCGCTGAGCTGGACCAGACTTTCAAGCGCCACCCTGACTTTGTACTTTTCGCGGCCCAGAACCCCCACCATCAAGGTGGTGGAAGAAAGGGCCTTCCCGCATCTTTCGTGAACCGGTTCACTGTTGTATACGCGGACAGCTTCACCGATGCAGACCTGAAGAAGATTTGCGCCAAGCTCTTCCCCGGAAGCCCTCAGTCCCAAACCGAGAAACTCGTTGATTTCATCTCTTCTTTGAACAAGGCGATAGTGACAGAACGCAGGCTCGGCGCTGTAGGGGGCCCATGGGAAGTCAACCTCCGTGATATTCAGCGTTGGCTGCAATTAGCCGACCGTGGCGATTTGCAGATTTCCACCAGGCACTTCCTAGACGTTGTGATCAGCCAGAGGTTCAGAACCCTGGAAGACCGGACGCAAGTATCTCAAATCTATGACCGGATATTCAGTGCCCCCGAGGCTGACGAGAAGAGTTACTTCCATAACTTGACTCCTGATTACATGCAAGTGGGCCTGGGTATATTGAACAGAGATCCTCTCTTGCAACGTTCCTTTGGGCCGAATGTGAGAGTCTTACCACGAGATCTCCAAATTTTGGAGTCCCTCATCTTGTGTATTGACAACAGTTGGCCCAGCATCCTTGTTGGACCCGCCGGCTGCGGCAAGACAACATTGATCAAAAAGCTGGCTGCGATCAATGGTGCAAGTCTCGAGGAGCTCGCTCTGAGCGCAGATACCGACACTATGGATTTGATTGGAGGATTTGAGCAAATTGATCACAGGAGAGAGATATCATCCTTGGTACATGACGTTCAAGTCTTTCTACAAAGGCAGGTCATtgaatctttctcctctgcaGCAGTTTCTGAGTCTGTAGCGTTGGCGCTGCAAGTTTGCCAACACTTCCAGCTGCAAGAGCTGCCGCTGGAGACCGTCTTGTCATCGCTGGCCTCTTTATGCCAGTCTTTCCCCGATTCGACTCTCGAGGGTTTCCACAAGCGGGCACAAGATCTGTGCATGCTATGGAAAATTCCGACAAGATGAAAGTGGGATTCGAGTGGACGGAAGGTGTTCTAACAAGAGCTGTTCAGAACGGATCGTGGGTCATCCTCGACAACGCCAACCTTTGCAATCCATCAGTCTTGGATCGGCTGAATTCGTTGACTGAACCAAATGGCATGCTCATTCTGAACGAACAGCGAACGGAGGATGGATCTGCAAGAGTGATCACTCCCCATCCCGCATTCCGTCTCTTCATGACCATGGATCCTCGACATGGCGAACTATCTCGCGCTATGCGTAACCGTTGCACTGAAATTTGTTTCATGGCAAATCAGCAGCTTGAATTAACCCCAAGTTTGACTCCTTCATATACATGCGAGTCTTCATTATACAGACTACGTCATGTCTGGAAGTCCACGAAGACACTGGCATCCACGTCCTCAGCGACACGCGAAGAAGATTTCTTGGAAATTTGTTTCGATCACCTCTCTCCAGCAGACATCAATTATCTGGGTGGCTCTTCTCACATATTCTTGCCAAATTCGACTGGACCTGATTTGAAGGAGCGCGTATCGGACAATCTTCAACGCTATGTCTCATTGGTCcaagagaatgagaattgGAAGCCCCAAGATGTTCTGAATGAGCAAGTATCCATGTCAGGTGCTCTACTTGCCATCAAAGGTAGACGGCAGCCTGTTCACCCTCTTATCAACGAGCCCTTGCTGTCTGTTATTGGAGGTAGACGCTACCGCGCAAAGGTTATAGTTCTAGCATACTTGCAGGAGTTCAAGTTGGAGCTATATCGTCTAAAGAAGCGCCTGGTACAGTCGAATGAGTCTGCAAATCAACACAAGCCAAGCCAGATGACACGATTGGAGAGATCCCTGGCCTCTGACAGAATACCCTCGCTTATGAAAGACTCGACCCAGCCTGTTGGGAGCTTCTTGTCCGATTGTGGGCAGGCTCTATATGATTATATCAATGCGTTCGGCGAGGAGAGTCTTGAGTCTTCTGAATTCGTGTCTGCCCTACGAATGGTCTTCAGCCTGTGCTATGACATCTATAGAATCACCAACCTGAGTCAACTTAACGAAGGCGAATTCCAGGTGTATTTGCAGATTGGAAGAACCGTCTGCGCATCCCTCGGAGATTCATCACCCACACTTCAGCCCCTGGGGAGAGCTTTGGCAAACGCACTCTCCCGTTTCCAAGCAGGATGGGCACTCACAACTGGTCTCAGCATGCAGAAAATGTGGGATGCATGGAGACAAGTGACGCCAGCCTCCCCGGATCAGCTGGCGTTACTGATTGATTTGGAAAACACCGTGGCGCATTTTACAGACTTGGCATTGCAGACCCGAGTCGAAGTTTCCCAGCTAAGCGCTGTTTGGAATTCACTAATGAACGCGCACAAGTTCATTTTACAGGATGGCGCTGATGGCGATCTGCTACTCAATGAGATCAAGCAGACAGTCACACAGCTTAATCAAGCTGTGCGTCGTTCTAACGCAACTCAGCAACCTTACTTCTCCAAAGAATTCGAGGCGCTTTGCCAGTACCACGACATTGAGGCTATTCACTCAAAGCAATTTGTGCAATCAGTTGTACCATTGCTTGCGGGTCGCCGCGCACGCTCCCTAGATGCTTCAATTTCTCATAGTCGGGTTCCAGAGATGCTCAACAGACTTGCGTTATTCTCGGGCGCAGGAGTCAAATCCAGCGGAGCATTAGCTATTGGAGGTGTTCTTTCACTGTCTCTCTTGGAGCGATTGACTTCTGTCAATGGAACGACCTTGGGTCAAATGGATCTGCTTCAAGCAGAAACGAAGGCGCTTTCTGAGGCCATCACCTTGAGCACTGGGCATGTTGGAACTGAACAAGCTCGGGTTCTCAGTCGTGCCATTGCAGCTCTCACAGCTGA includes:
- a CDS encoding Midasin; protein product: MNGRPVYERTLTESELLEQLPNELAGLIQSASETQQLHALALSALHSQFTESVFQLYEPLIVELGARWIRPDTGADPIDVLAAFARILPIAAYLLPFASQHASSQSGSLSALSGSKELTLRQLGSEEIRKILLALFRLMSFDLETFAKVVSPIQLQSLFPHEDRVIRYLAIRCFALYMHAADAATEKMLHINTGVEPIEGHWEGITIDYRLLGLWEERRWETLEDHKRLKSTTSLESEEMALVDGMKNALTARSANVCGILVPRMKDAEAFESSVVKTPTTTANIRRIARSLLETKPILLVGLPNSGKTSLINDIAGNMGQADTMITLHLNEQTDAKSLLGMYATSSATGSFSWQPGVLTKAAREGRWVLIEDLDRAPSEVLGLILPIIERGELTIASRRERIKCAEGFKIIATMKSSYNMTGEEIAPSSSMLGSRLWQRVHVQSLSIDEMKDVILQKFPLLESRVPTIMEVYRRVCSAFHGSLAIKGSQGRTPGFRDLIKLCNRLHRRLQLIGAKTGFEAAPESIEDEILLDVVDVFLKYLPEKSMQSSLAGVVAEALHISPQRARFCLEERAPTYHDKSSSLVLGREVLQKIKVPSGAAQRLAAAASRFASTRSALSIMEQVAASVQMAEPVLLVGETGIGKTTVIQQLATLMRQKLTVVNLSQQSESTDLLGGFKPVSIRTMAVPMLDEFTQLFELTFSAKKNQKFLASVSRSVASGNWVRLVNLWHEAVRLANGVFNPARKANADDDEQQPAKKRKLDSPKYQQLRQRWESFESQLSDFEAQVSQGDAKFAFAFVQGKIVRALRNGEWVLLDEINLASPDTLENIASLLNHGSEGSPSVLLSEAGDVERVFGHSDFRIFGAMNPATDAGKRDLPPGLRSRFTEFYVHSPDTELDDLLALIDKYLGNLTIGDQRAVSDLAQLYLETKKLSNSNKLTDGAGQRPHFSIRTLVRALIYVIDHAHVYGLRRAIYEGFSMSFLTVLSLESEQSLSPLLEKYIFENAKNAKSLLGRTPRAPDDGLDYVQFKHYWMRRGPMTPEEQPHYIITPFIEKNLKNLVRASSTRRFPVLLQGPTSAGKTSMIEYLAKVSGNKFVRINNHEHTDLQEYLGSYISSDDGSLRYQEGVLVEALRNGYWIVLDELNLAPSDVLEALNRLLDDNRELFIPETQEVVHPHPNFMLFATQNPAGLYGGRKVLSRAFRNRFLELHFDDIPESELEFILKERSQIAPSFCSRIVSVYRRLSLLRQSNRLFEQKNSFATLRDLFRWALRDADDREQLAVNGYMLLAERVRNPQEKAAVKSVIEEVMKVKLDDDLLYSENQLRLSIPEAAELPSGIVWTKAMRRLFVLVSRALKNNEPILLVGETGCGKTQLCQAVAEAFKRELFIVNAHVNLETGDLIGAQRPIRNRAAIEKQVLEDLQHLFHGQEVAGLSLEQLKHEFFSLDGQRKQEMDQSVVYRIEKNLIRCNALFEWSDGSLITAMRTGQFFLLDEISLADDSVLERLNSVLEPARSILLAEKGPIDSMVVAHAGFQFMSTMNPGGDYGKRELSAALRNRMTEIWAPQLSEDEDILPILQMRLTLKDEKIARSMLLFAKWFKITFQNATNTSLSLRDLLAWVDFVNTCENQDVQFAVVQGAAMVFVDTLGANPAAMLAVSLSNLDENRQKCLEKVGELFSVDASKIYWQNSTVSLDSGHLKIGPFSLPVVGDANPDPQFTMDAPTTVANSVRIARGLQSSKPILMEGSPGVGKTTLVTALAKALGKPLTRINLSEQTDLTDLFGSDVPVEGGDVGQFTWRDAPFLRAMQRGDWVLLDEMNLASQSVLEGLNSCLDHRQQVYIAELDQTFKRHPDFVLFAAQNPHHQGGGRKGLPASFVNRFTVVYADSFTDADLKKICAKLFPGSPQSQTEKLVDFISSLNKAIVTERRLGAVGGPWEVNLRDIQRWLQLADRGDLQISTRHFLDVVISQRFRTLEDRTQVSQIYDRIFSAPEADEKSYFHNLTPDYMQVGLGILNRDPLLQRSFGPNVRVLPRDLQILESLILCIDNSWPSILVGPAGCGKTTLIKKLAAINGASLEELALSADTDTMDLIGGFEQIDHRREISSLVHDVQVFLQRQVIESFSSAAVSEAAAGDRLVIAGLFMPVFPRFDSRGFPQAGTRSVHAMENSDKMKVGFEWTEGVLTRAVQNGSWVILDNANLCNPSVLDRLNSLTEPNGMLILNEQRTEDGSARVITPHPAFRLFMTMDPRHGELSRAMRNRCTEICFMANQQLELTPSLTPSYTCESSLYRLRHVWKSTKTLASTSSATREEDFLEICFDHLSPADINYLGGSSHIFLPNSTGPDLKERVSDNLQRYVSLVQENENWKPQDVLNEQVSMSGALLAIKGRRQPVHPLINEPLLSVIGGRRYRAKVIVLAYLQEFKLELYRLKKRLVQSNESANQHKPSQMTRLERSLASDRIPSLMKDSTQPVGSFLSDCGQALYDYINAFGEESLESSEFVSALRMVFSLCYDIYRITNLSQLNEGEFQVYLQIGRTVCASLGDSSPTLQPLGRALANALSRFQAGWALTTGLSMQKMWDAWRQVTPASPDQLALLIDLENTVAHFTDLALQTRVEVSQLSAVWNSLMNAHKFILQDGADGDLLLNEIKQTVTQLNQAVRRSNATQQPYFSKEFEALCQYHDIEAIHSKQFVQSVVPLLAGRRARSLDASISHSRVPEMLNRLALFSGAGVKSSGALAIGGVLSLSLLERLTSVNGTTLGQMDLLQAETKALSEAITLSTGHVGTEQARVLSRAIAALTAELVSCHSEFFDSTSVGQLLSTLKQLERGHSDENWNYPSVVTDSTLPPNHYFVSFAQVALPALVSSLIKSITSDQAVRVTGRAAVQLAVILLRLFVPDKAFDPSLDLVVQRQRYQRRLDEFTSKSNAILAFEHNFSGESSNLRSNLLKEEIQQLGSAPPPSSVTRPEKSELSLLHGEFLNLINSVVKRSPEKMVESSDMIAESRETIQLLRDNIAQLCSRLSTNYRSYDDITVPIVRFLQLLDLGLFVASSEDTQPSTVQDIQPLSERTPFMGGYQHPVLSSSVVAPSHSQGNAVEMRLHELTALWTAKDADSSIIHVKSFRDSLRRIFSDFHYLWKTQLKEDQEKEAEKNELYRYRGSWEDEEEVNDAELHQLFPTYDDGQIEAAVNDRIDPRAIAVRISALHAKIVNAQRSGDALPQFVKESGQLLGSMWSSSQTSFSPVSPQSHLPAVLLLLEDVMNTGSEMKTKKNYNFYTDPNLAEARKLVDLTLSVQSRFAQIQIAWPEHAVLQEVINCCSEILQFKHTEPVAKFLTKLEKLHSYVHEWQLVASREYSAAALYDEITATTVGWRRLELTTWAKLLDLEKERCNEDVSSWWFVAYEALLAVPLQMAENGEKEMGAHIQGVIFTLEQFFQSTSLGQFARRLQLVSDFQSLLVAFTRDYDCLTPLVTALANFLSHYRPFEPSVEKILHDKRAVLEKDIKEQIQLASWKDTNIVALKESARRSHVKLFKLVRKYREALAQPIQAVLEQGLPDLTEVHGSQSPTQATLAPVLLTDVLPACQSQQGIWSSRALRFQNPDGTARNMTNLYSSIPTEFDIAKDLDDFTVSIIENINEFKSATPKTLTEENKDDVQHLKVQKRRLFADTLKRLFEMGVKRNAGTSLIEAQLSLSQVLSTSSAFDLVNVTKGHGQLQSADSYFHRLLDLLPRARLASRNYSDELSNVEVSRSMGSIEYLLFIIRRQRGVLSPALSDLSELGSTLDKARQLWTVGSGKLIKDGDAGGDETLGLTRLIAWLSPILGLALQIIEVHSRFSGISVTSLSQELKAKKAALDDLCLALRSQPSLPAGIASSGQKELVQRARQLLSQLGHDIQTWVSDRPDLSFALEQIRPWIKSEHVPTAGQIGAGSVPIERFDASLMSAVDKMLVGLQQLKDVPNGLTFDGLMSRSDEFFSRASKALHLKEITGSLAGVLDRLQNLQDESSSALPLAAALVASILPIATQFYEICQDLTLRFTSVHREICKTSYVLTKTFTQVASEGFCSPAEASQDEGKEGKMESGTGLGDGEGAEDISKDVGDDEDLSELAQQAQKEDAEKDEMEDSAEAVNMDQEELEGETGDHKEEEGEDEDKGDEDDENEDDIDEEVGSVDGLDSGAVDEKLWDGANDEQQKETENEEGKGQAEDDQQTAAQEQKKDGEEGPKGEEGEEDEDEEEDEEEEGSP